Proteins from a genomic interval of Salvelinus sp. IW2-2015 linkage group LG14, ASM291031v2, whole genome shotgun sequence:
- the LOC111972732 gene encoding synaptotagmin-like protein 3, with protein sequence MDLSLLKALEREKVLEVLQRDKLLRSTEEDRIRRLKMELQDIRRKGAKSFARQYSERTCARCQRPLGKFWNSGAVCRGCSHRICNKCRVGVSALDWKCTVCHAYREVKFRSGEWFVEERAKKFPPDADMHETIGEKLLKSYQRLSYIAVVPPTPPPYYDGLSVSRSGGLNNSMKKPFTKSMEDLMVSLTSHMRRFSRSQEDVRVEQDLLTVYNGRGQSAGQKSLSDTNINKSTNLTKGPSLPNLFRKSRNDDQSGSSSGADEDISLGSEYLEGKRGSSASSTGTDCDLLEIGSVMGELELAIAFNDSTSCLEITINGCRNLAHGDVKRKKCHPYVKVYLLPEKSPSSKLKTTVKRNTTDPIYNEVLQCQMERPLLSRSTLQVSVWHSGTLKKVFLGEVLVPLEGWMFEESTTQGSSWYPLCPKPESPERSRVEQDTAGELLVRVKFSSMSQPSWVCHTDEVHIGPQDVGQLTVLVTGVKNLPTKANTCQNTYVKGCLTLPGSRELVQRTPVLKKKPSPEWSHPLLFSRVTPYDLQICTLELDLWNHIPFTFSDRLLGWVRMEAGSSWQLVLQRPNMWHDFSLPMQANVNRRT encoded by the exons ATGGATCTGAGTCTGCTCAAGGCTCTGGAACGAGAGAAGGTTCTAGAGGTTCTTCAGAGGGACAAACTTCTGCGCAGCACGGAGGAGGACAGGATCAG GAGGCTGAAGATGGAACTACAGGACATCCGGAGGAAAGGTGCAAAGAGTTTTGCCCGGCAATACAGCGAGAGGACGTGCGCCCGTTGTCAGAGGCCACTGGGCAAGTTCTGGAACTCGGGCGCTGTGTGCCGAGGCTGCAGTCACCGCATCTGCAACAAGTGCCGCGTGGGCGTGTCCGCGCTGGACTGGAAGTGCACCGTCTGCCACGCCTACAG AGAGGTGAAGTTCAGGTCTGGGGAGTGGTTTGTGGAAGAGAGGGCCAAGAAATTTCCACCTGATGCAG ATATGCATGAGACTATTGGGGAGAAACTACTGAAGTCCTACCAGAGGTTGAG TTATATAGCAGTCGTGCCGCCAACCCCTCCACCCTATTACGATGGTCTATCCGTTAGCAGATCAGGG GGACTGAATAACTCCATGAAAAAACCCTTCACCAAGTCTatggaggatctgatggtttccCTCACCAGCCACATGAGAA GGTTCTCCAGATCACAGGAGGATGTGCGAGTGGAACAGGATCTGCTTACAGTGTACAACGGCCGGGGACAGAGTGCTGGCCAGAAAAGCCTCTCTGACACGAACATCAACAAATCCACCAAT CTAACCAAAGGCCCCAGTCTTCCCAACCTGTTCAGGAAGAGCCGGAATGATGACCAAAGCGGTTCCTCATCGGGGGCTGATGAGGACATTTCCCTCGGCTCAGAGTACTTAGAGGGAAAGAGG GGTAGTAGTGCTAGTAGCACTGGTACAGACTGTGATCTCTTGGAGATCGGCAGTGTGATGGGAGAGCTAGAGCTCGCCATTGCCTTCAACGACAGCACTTCCTGCCTGGAGATCACAATCAACGGCTGCAGAAACTTGGCCCACGGAGATGTCAAGAGGAAGAAGTGTCATCC GTATGTAAAAGTGTATCTACTGCCGGAGAAGTCTCCGAGCAGCAAACTGAAGACGACTGTCAAGAGGAACACGACGGATCCCATTTATAATGAAGTTTTACAG TGCCAGATGGAGCGCCCCCTGTTGTCCAGGAGTACTCTGCAGGTGTCTGTGTGGCACTCTGGGACTCTGAAGAAGGTGTTTCTGGGAGAGGTTCTCGTCCCTCTGGAGGGGTGGATGTTTGAGGAGAGCACCACCCAGGGCTCCAGCTGGTACCCCCTGTGTCCCAAG cccGAGAGCCCAGaaaggagtagagtagagcaggatACAGCAGGAGAACTCCTGGTCAGAGTGAAGTTCAGCTCCATGTCCCAGCCGTCCTGGGTTTGCCACACAGATG AGGTTCACATTGGACCACAAGACGTTGGCCAACTGACTGTTCTCGTCACTGGTGTCAAAAACCTACCCACTAAAGCAAACACCTGTCAGAACACCTATGTTAAAGG gtgcTTGACTCTCCCCGGTTCCAGGGAGCTGGTCCAGAGGACCCCTGTCCTGAAGAAGAAGCCCAGTCCAGAGTGGTCTCACCCGCTGCTCTTCAGCAGGGTCACACCTTACGACCTCCAGATCTGCACTCTGGAGCTGGACCTCTGGAACCATATCCCCTTCACCTTCTCAGACCGTCTCCTGGGCTGGGTTAGAATGGAAGCTG GGTCATCATGGCAACTGGTGCTGCAGAGGCCCAACATGTGGCATGACTTCAGTTTACCCATGCAAGCCAATGTCAACAGGAGAA